In the Staphylococcus sp. IVB6240 genome, one interval contains:
- a CDS encoding ABC transporter permease: protein MNSVAIVLKEHLKSFYLIQRLAQFQLKITNHNNYLGLAWEMINPIIQIAVYWFVFGFGIRSNSAIDGIPFIYWLLVGISMWFFINQGVLEGTKSINTKYKQVAKMNFPLSIIPTYIVTSKLYGHLILVFAIVLLCTVSGVKPSIYIIQLLVYIPFAYLFATSVTLLTSTLAVLVRDTQMAMQAILRVLFYASPILWVPEPGSLPEKIMMFNPIYFIAESYRAAILFKEWYFITHWELALYNVFVVLLFFIVGSMMHVRYRDYFADFM from the coding sequence ATGAATTCCGTAGCGATAGTGTTAAAAGAACATTTAAAGAGCTTTTATTTAATTCAAAGATTAGCGCAATTCCAATTGAAGATAACAAACCATAACAACTATTTAGGCTTAGCTTGGGAAATGATTAATCCAATTATTCAAATTGCAGTGTATTGGTTTGTGTTTGGTTTTGGAATCCGTAGCAATAGTGCCATTGACGGTATACCATTTATTTATTGGTTACTTGTGGGGATTAGTATGTGGTTCTTCATAAATCAAGGCGTATTGGAAGGAACGAAGTCGATCAATACGAAATATAAACAAGTGGCAAAGATGAATTTTCCGCTTTCTATCATTCCAACGTATATTGTGACGAGTAAACTATATGGGCACTTAATATTAGTATTCGCCATTGTTCTACTTTGTACTGTGTCAGGTGTTAAACCGTCTATTTATATTATCCAGTTATTGGTCTATATTCCTTTTGCATATTTATTTGCAACATCTGTCACATTGTTAACATCAACATTAGCGGTATTAGTACGCGATACACAAATGGCGATGCAAGCAATACTTCGTGTTTTGTTTTATGCATCACCTATTTTATGGGTACCGGAACCTGGATCATTACCAGAAAAGATAATGATGTTCAACCCTATTTATTTTATTGCGGAAAGTTATCGTGCTGCAATTCTCTTTAAAGAGTGGTATTTCATTACGCATTGGGAGTTAGCGCTATATAATGTATTTGTAGTATTGTTATTCTTTATAGTTGGTTCAATGATGCATGTACGTTATAGAGACTATTTTGCTGATTTTATGTAA